CGAGGACGAACAGCCGCCGGTCGACGGTCACGCTGTCGCCGTTGGCGAGCGTCACCGCGACCGAGCGCTCGTCGGACGCTTCGATTGCGCGCTGGAACTCGGAGTTGTTCTCGACGGGCGTCCCCGCCACCTCGACGACGCGGTCGCCGCCCGAGATGCCGGCTTCGGCCGCCGGCGAGTCATCGTAGACGGTGCCGACGAGGCCGCCGTCCGCGACCGCCACCGCGCCTGCGACGGGGCCGAACAGCAGGCCGAACGCCAGCACGACGACCAGGAAGTTGTTCGTGACGCCCGCCGCGAACATGCGCGCTCGCGCCCCGCGGTCGGCCTGCTGTTCGCTCTCCTGGTCGGGTTCGACGAACGCGCCCATCGGGAGAATCGCGAGCAACGCGAGCCCCATCGACTTAATTTCGATGTCCTCGACGCGGCACATCAGGCCGTGGCCGAACTCGTGGACGACGATGCCGATGAACAGCCCCGCGACGATTTCGGGGGCGACCGACAGCGGCAGGAAGTCGTTGACGCCCGGAATCACGAGCGTGTTCCGCGGCTGGTTCACCGCCGTCGGCTCAGGCGGGTTCGCGAGCGTCGCGACCGCCGACAGCACCAGCGCGAACAGGACGCCGACGAGGACGACCGCAGTGAGGCCGAGCCCGAAGTTGCCCCACGCGCGCCACGCCCGCTTGGGCTGTGACGCCCACTCGATGAACCGGCGCCCGCGCTTCGTGTGGAGGGTCAGTATCGGCCCCGTCGTGGAGACGAACGACGGCAACAGCCCGCTGTTGCGCGCCCACGCCACGCCCGCCCAGTAGACGGCGAGCGCGACCAAGAGCACCTGCCAGATATCCATTGGTGGAACAGTCAGGGACGGCGCGACAAAAGCCGTTCGGGGACGCGACGCCTACGCTTCGCGGCGGAGGCGCGCGAGCACGAACTCGCGGTCGAGTTTCGCGAGGAACTGCCCGAGTTTCGGGCCCTGGTCCTCGTCGAAGAACAGCCGGTAGCCCGCCGAGAAGAACGCACCGACGTCGACGTCGTGGCGCTTCGCGGACTCGTACACTTCGCCCTGCAGGGCGTCGCCGTCCGGGTCCTCGCGCTCGACGAAGTCCGCGAGGTCGTCCAGTGCGGCCTCGGTGGCGGCGTCGAAGTCGTGGTCGGGAATCGCCTGGCGCTTGAGGTCGTAGTTGAACTCGTTGTCCGTGCGTCGCGCCCACTCGCGGGCGAGTTCGACGCGCGCGAGCGCCGCCTCAACCACGTCGTCGCTGGCGTTGTCGGGGATGTGGCCCTCGCGGCGCGCGATTTCCTCGCGCAGGTCGGGGTCGTCGGTCATCCCGAGGACGGCCGCGAACGTGAACGGGATGCGCACGCGGTCCGCGTTCGCGTCCTCGACGAGGAACGGATAGACGCGCTCGGCGCGCTCGGTCTCGTCCTCGTCGGCGTCCACTTCGCCGAAGTAGACGGCTTCCATCCGGTCGAACTCGTCGACCAGTTGGTCGAGGTGCTCGATGGAGAAGTCCCGCGCCTTCCGGGGGTCTTTCGCGAAGAAAAAGCGGACGACCTCGGGTTCGAGCATCCGGAGCACGTCCTGGACGAGAATCACGTGGCCCGACGAGGAACTGAACGCTTCGCCGTCGAGCGTGAACCACTCGTACACCATCGGCACGGGCGGTTCGTCGCCGAGGACGTTCCGCGCGATGTCCGCTCCGGAGGGCCACGAGCCCTCGGCGTGGTCCTTGCCGAACGGCTCGAAGTCGACGCCGAGGACGCGCCACTGCGCCGGCCACTCGAAGCGCCACGGGAGTTTGCCCTCGCGCAGGGTCGCGGTGCCCTCGTGCCCGCAGCCGTCGATGGTCTGGTCGCCGGCCTCCATGTCCGTGCAGACGTAGTCGACGGTGCCGGCGTCCGTGTCGACTGCCGTCACCGTCTCAGTGACCTTCCCGCACTCCTCGCAGATGGGGTTGAACGGGACGTAGTCCTCGTCGACCTTGTCCTGGTACTCGCCGAGGACCTCCCGAGCGGTCTCCCGGTTCTCCAGTAGGAACTCCGTCACGTTCTCGAAGTCGCCGTCCTCGTACAGTTCGGTGTTCGACACCATCTCGACGGGCACGCCCAGCAGGTCCGCGGAGGACTGGATGAGATTCGAGAAGTGCTCGCCGTAGGAGTCACAGCACCCGAACGGGTCCGGAATCGCGGTGTACGGCGCGCCGAGGTTCTGACCGAGCGCGCCCGCGTTCACGTCCCCGAGGTCGACGATGTCGCCGTCGAGGTCCGCGAGTTTCCGCGGGAGCTTCCGGAGCGGGTCGCGGTCGTCGCTCGTGAACACCTGCCGGACCTCGTAGCCGCGCTCTCGGAGGACCTCCGCGACGAAGTAGCCGCGCACGATCTCGTTCATGTTCCCGAGGTGGGGGACGCCGGAGGGCGAGATGCCGCCCTTCACGACGATCGGCTCCTCGGGGTTTCGCGCGAGAATGCGGTCCGCGGCGGCGTCAGCCCAGAAGACGTGGCCGTCGTCGTCCGCGTAGGGGTCGTCGTCGGGGTGCATCTATCCGTCCGCCCAGTACGTCATCTGGTCGTCGGTGCCCTCCGGGATGACGTCCGTGCCGTCGTGTTCGCCGCGCAGCACGGCGTCCACGATGCGCTGGGGGTCGGTGCCGTCGAGGACGATGGTGCGGACGCCCGAGCGCTCGATGAGTTTCGCGGCGAGCAGGTCGACGGGCGCCGACGACCCGGCGTTCATCTCCACGTCCGCGATGATGTCCACGAGTTCGCCGGCGGTCATCTCCTCGAAGTGTTTCGCGTCCTCGTCCTCGTTCGGGTCCGCGGAGAACACGCCCGGAACGCTCGTCGCGTACAACAGGAGGTCGGCGTCCGTGTACTCCGCGAGCGCGGCGCTCACGGCGTCGGTCGTCTGCCCCGCGACGACGCCGCCCATCACGGCCACGTCGTCCCGGCGCATCGCCTCCCCGGCGTCCTCGTAGGTCTTCGCGGGACTCGGCGCCGCTCGACCGCCGAGCGCGGCGATGAGCAGGCGGGCGTTCAGGCGCGTCACGTCGATGCCGATGTCGTCTAACTCGATCTCGTTGGCACCGAGTTCGCGCGCCGTCCCGATGTAGTCCCGGGCGACACCCCCACCGCCGACGACGGCACCGATTTCACAGCCGGCGTCGGCGAGTTCTTCGATTGCGTCGGCGTGGCCCTCGACGCGCTCGTGGGCGAGGTCGGGCGCGAGGACGCTACCGCCGATAGAAACCACGACTCGCATACTACACCGTGATAGCCGAGATGCGGTCTTAAGGGTTGTCAACTCGCGCGCGGCGCGGCTGCGCACAACGCCTAAGCGTCCGCGAATCGACCTGCAGGCGTGGTCGCACTCGCCACTCACGTCGTCCTCGCGTCCGCGCTCGTTCTGGTGGTCGGCTTCGTCGCCGGCTGGCGCGCCCAGTTCGACTCCCTCCCGCCCGTCCGTGCTACCGCCGCGGTCGCACTCGGGTCGCTCGTGGTCGCGTACAGCGTCGCGTCGCTCCCCGGATTCGCCGCCGAGGCCGGCGACGACCCGGCAGAAAGTGCGGTCGTTGCGGCCGTCGCGGTCTTGCTCGCGTCCGGCCTCGCCCGTCGCCTGTGGCGTCGCGTCCGGTCGTAGCGGCGACACCTACAAGCGGCGGGCCGCCCCACGTTTCTCCATGCAACTGGTGGGCATCACCGGCCCGGAGGCCGACGCCGTCGCGGACCGCGTCGCCGAGCGCCTCGCAGACCGCGGGCGCGTCGGCGTCGTCCGCGAGGGCGCGACGGACGCCCCGGACTGGACGGCGTACGTCGTCGGCGACGGGTGGACCGGCGTCGGCGGCGACCGCTCGGTGGACGACGTACTCGACGAACTCGCTCGCGACCACGACTACGCGCTCCTCGTGGACTTCCCCGACGCTCGCGTCCCGCAAATCGCAGTCGGGGACGCCGACGTTGCCGCCCCCGCACTCGAACTCGACCCGGTGAACCCCGACCTCGATTCGGCGGTCGACGCCGTCGAGGACGCCGAACCGTTCGAGACGCTGTCCTCGCTCGTCGCGGACCTGAAACGCACCTCCGAAGCAGACTACGCGGGCGCCGTCGCGACGTTCACCGGGCGGGTCCGAGCGCTCGAAGACGAGGACGACGACTGGACGGAGTCGCTGACCTTCGAGAAGTACGACGCCGTCGCCGCGGAGCGCAGCGAGACGATTCGCGAGGAACTGGAGGCCCGAGACGGCGTGCTCGGCGTGCGTCTGCACCACCGGGTCGGGCGCGTGGACGCCGGCGAGGACATCGTGTTCGTCGTCGTGCTCGCGGGCCACCGCGAGGAGGCGTTCGCGGCCGTCTCGGACGGCATCGACCGCCTCAAGGCGGAAGTGCCGATTTTCAAGAAGGAGGTGACGGTCGACGAGGAGTTCTGGGTCCACGACCGGGAGTGACGGCGCGCCCTCGCCGCGACCCACCCCCGAATCGGCCCGATTTCGGGACTCGACGCGCGTTCACCACCATTAACTCCATCGCACGTGTCTATAGTGAAAGAAACTCTCAGAGCGCTCGATAAAATGTCTAAGCGAATTTCGAACTGTGGTGAAACGTCCGACGGAATCGATTTTCGGGTGAAAACGCGCGAATCTGCCCGAACGTTCACCCCTTTATAACCCCGTCCGGCCAGTAGGGGTGAGCGAGGCCAACGACAATGAGCGCAACCCAACAGCCCTCCACTGACGCCGAACCGACGGACAAGGAATCCCGCCTGAAGTCCTACCTCCGCGAGAAGGCCGAAGACGGCGAGCTCTACTTCAAGAGCAAGTTCATCGCGGACGACGTGGGCATGTCCCCGAAGGAGATCGGCGCGCTCATGGTGAAACTCTCGAACTCCGCGAAGGACCTCGACGTCGAGAAGTGGTCGTACACGAGCGCGACCACGTGGCGCGTCCAGCCCGCGTAACGCCGGCCTACCGCGCCGACCCGTCGTCGAATCGACCGCTCCCGCACGCGTCCCCTCGCGTGCCCCACCACTCCCCGCTTTCCTCCCCCACTTCCCCCGACTAAGCGTTTAAACGGCTGTGGCCGCAACGATACCACGATGTCGGCTCAGCCGCCCGACGACGCGCCCGCCCCGTCGGCGTTCCAGTCGGTCTTCGACGTGTACGAGGTGCGCGAGACCGACGGCGCCGTGCTCTACTTCGGGGACCCGACGACCGACCAGCGAACGCTCGAACGCACCGTCTGGCCGGTGTTCCGCGACCACGGCTACGACGTCCAGTTGGCCGAGCGCACGGGCGAACTCGTACTCGTCGCCCAACCCCACGAAGCGGACTCCGGCGGCGTGCCGTGGAAGAACGCCGCCCTGTTCGTCGCGACGCTGCTCTCGACGCTGTTCGTCGGCGCGCAGTGGTACTACGTCGACCCGTTCTCCCCCGAGATTCTGCGCGCGCTCCCGTTCACCGTCGCCGTGATGGGCGTTCTGGGCGTCCACGAGGCCGGCCACTACGTGATGAGCAAGTACCACGACGTGGACGCCAGCCTCCCCTACTTCATCCCGTTCCCGTCGCTGTTCGGGACGATGGGTGCGGTCATCCGGATGCGCGGCCAGATGCCCGACCGCGACGCCCTCTTCGACATCGGCGCGGCCGGCCCGCTCGCCGGACTCGTCGCCGCTGTCGTCGTCGGCGCCATCGGCCTCGTGCTCCCGCCGGTGTCGGTGCCGCCGGAGGTCGTCAACTCCGCGTCCGCCGTCGAAATCCGGTTCGGCTACCCGCCGCTCCTCCAGGCGGTCGCGGCGGTGCTCGGCGAACCGCTGGCGTACAGCGACCCGACGAAGTCCATCAACCCCGTCGTGATGGGCGGGTGGATTGGCATGTTCATCACGTTCCTGAACCTCATCCCGGTCGGCCAACTCGACGGCGGCCACATTCTGCGGTCGCTCGTCGGCGACACCGCCGACCGCATCGCGCCCCTCGTCCCGACCAGCCTGTTCGCGCTCGCCGGCTACCTCTACCTCACGAACGACGCCGGGAACGCCGCCGGCATCTGGGTGATGTGGGGTATCATGGCGTCGGTCGTGACGTTCATGGGGAGCGTCGAACCGATCGACGACCGACCCCTCGACAAGCGCCGGGTCGCCGTCGGCGTGCTGACGTTCGCACTCGGCGCGCTCTGTTTCATGCCCGTCCCCATCCAAATCGTCGGCTGAACGTCGCCGACAGAATCAGTGTGTCCAGCCGCGGTCCGCGAGCTCGTCGCCGTCCATCGAGACGCCCGACTCGGTGACTTCGCCGACGACCGACACGGGCACGTCGCAGGCGGCTTCGACCCCGCTCACGGCGTCCGCGGGCACCGTCGCCACGAGTTCGAAGTCCTCGCCGAACGAGATGGCCTCGTCCAGCGGGTCGTCCGCGAGCCCCCGGAGTTCGTCGGCGACGGGGACGGCGCCGGCCTCGATTTCGAACCCGCAGTCGCTGGCCTCCGCGAGTTGGTGGAGCGAGCGCGCGAGCCCGTCGCTGGAGTCCATCATCGCGGTCGCGTGCTCGCCGAGCGCGCGCCCCGCCGCCACCCGCGGGTCGAATCGGAACAGGTCGTTCGCGCGCTCGATTTCGCCGGCCTCGAACAGTCGGAGGGCGGCCGCGCTCCGTCCGAGCGTCCCGGTCACGACCACGCGCTCGCCCGGACTCGCGCCGTCCCGCCCGATGCGCTCGTCCACGTCGCCGATGGCTGCCGTCGCGACCGTGAACTCGTCGTGGCCGTCGAGGTCGCCGCCGACGTACTCCGCGTCCACGCGCTCGCAGACCTCGCTCGCGCCGTCCACGAACCCCGTCAGTTCGTCCTCGTCGAAGTCGGGCGCGCCGTACACCGCGACCGCCGCCGACGCCGACGCGCCCATCGCCGCCACGTCCGAGAGGCTCGCACCGACCGCCCGCCAGCCGGCCGTGTACCGCGTCGTCCCGCCGGGGAAGTCCGTCGCCTCGTGGAGCATGTCGATGGTGACCACCGTGCCGTCCACGACTGCGGCGTCGTCGCCCGCGCTCGACACGAGCCCGCCGACGAGAGACAGCGCCGCCCGTTCGTCCATGCCACCGCCTTCGCTGTCCCTCCTCAAAAGACCGCGGATGCCGGACGCGGCGGGTCTGGGGCCGCTCGCCGCCCGGTCGCTCGGCCGGCTAACGATGGCTTTAAACGAATCCGACGAGAATTCCGCCCAATGGCAACCCTCTACGACGCCCCCACGGACGAGCTCCTCGACGAGCTCGCCGCGGAACTCGAAGAGCGACTCGACGAACCGGACTGGGCGCAGTTCGCGAAGACCAGCGTCGGCCGCGAACTCCCCCCCGAGCAGGAGGACTTCTGGGCGCGCCGCGCCGCGAGCCTCCTGCGTAAGGTCGCGGTCGACGGCCCCATCGGCGTGAAGCGACTCTCCTCGGCGTACGGCGACACCCGCGACGGCTCCAACCGCTACGTCGTCTCGCCGTCGGACTCCACGAACGGCTCGCGGAACATCGTCCGTACCATCCTCCAGCAACTCGAAGACGAGGACCTCGTGGAGAAGCAACACGACCGCGGTCGCGTCGTCACGGGCGAGGGTCGCAGCCTCCTCGACGACACCGCCAACGACGTCATCGAGAACCTCGACCGTCCGGAACTCGAGCGCTACGCGTAACGCTTCTTCGCTCGTTCGAGAGAGCGAGCCGTCTTCCACTCGGGCAGCGGCGCCGCCGTCTCGGGCGCGCTCCGCCGGCTTCGGGCGTCGCGTGCTCCCGCGACATTGCCTGGGTGCGCAACAATTAACGGGATTCGCGGCCAACTACCGAGCAACATGAGTGGGAACCCAGACGACGAACGGCTCGACGAGCTGCGCCAGCAGAAGATGGAAGAGCTGAAACAGCAACAGCAGGGCGGCGGCGACGCCCAGCAGGAAGCCCAGCAACAGGCCCAACAGCAGGCCGAACAGCAGAAACAGGCCCTGCTCAAGCAGCACCTGACCGACGGCGCGCGCAAGCGCCTGAA
The nucleotide sequence above comes from Halobacterium litoreum. Encoded proteins:
- the thiL gene encoding thiamine-phosphate kinase — its product is MDERAALSLVGGLVSSAGDDAAVVDGTVVTIDMLHEATDFPGGTTRYTAGWRAVGASLSDVAAMGASASAAVAVYGAPDFDEDELTGFVDGASEVCERVDAEYVGGDLDGHDEFTVATAAIGDVDERIGRDGASPGERVVVTGTLGRSAAALRLFEAGEIERANDLFRFDPRVAAGRALGEHATAMMDSSDGLARSLHQLAEASDCGFEIEAGAVPVADELRGLADDPLDEAISFGEDFELVATVPADAVSGVEAACDVPVSVVGEVTESGVSMDGDELADRGWTH
- a CDS encoding molybdopterin synthase translates to MQLVGITGPEADAVADRVAERLADRGRVGVVREGATDAPDWTAYVVGDGWTGVGGDRSVDDVLDELARDHDYALLVDFPDARVPQIAVGDADVAAPALELDPVNPDLDSAVDAVEDAEPFETLSSLVADLKRTSEADYAGAVATFTGRVRALEDEDDDWTESLTFEKYDAVAAERSETIREELEARDGVLGVRLHHRVGRVDAGEDIVFVVVLAGHREEAFAAVSDGIDRLKAEVPIFKKEVTVDEEFWVHDRE
- the pyrH gene encoding UMP kinase, whose product is MRVVVSIGGSVLAPDLAHERVEGHADAIEELADAGCEIGAVVGGGGVARDYIGTARELGANEIELDDIGIDVTRLNARLLIAALGGRAAPSPAKTYEDAGEAMRRDDVAVMGGVVAGQTTDAVSAALAEYTDADLLLYATSVPGVFSADPNEDEDAKHFEEMTAGELVDIIADVEMNAGSSAPVDLLAAKLIERSGVRTIVLDGTDPQRIVDAVLRGEHDGTDVIPEGTDDQMTYWADG
- a CDS encoding 30S ribosomal protein S19e; this translates as MATLYDAPTDELLDELAAELEERLDEPDWAQFAKTSVGRELPPEQEDFWARRAASLLRKVAVDGPIGVKRLSSAYGDTRDGSNRYVVSPSDSTNGSRNIVRTILQQLEDEDLVEKQHDRGRVVTGEGRSLLDDTANDVIENLDRPELERYA
- a CDS encoding site-2 protease family protein produces the protein MSAQPPDDAPAPSAFQSVFDVYEVRETDGAVLYFGDPTTDQRTLERTVWPVFRDHGYDVQLAERTGELVLVAQPHEADSGGVPWKNAALFVATLLSTLFVGAQWYYVDPFSPEILRALPFTVAVMGVLGVHEAGHYVMSKYHDVDASLPYFIPFPSLFGTMGAVIRMRGQMPDRDALFDIGAAGPLAGLVAAVVVGAIGLVLPPVSVPPEVVNSASAVEIRFGYPPLLQAVAAVLGEPLAYSDPTKSINPVVMGGWIGMFITFLNLIPVGQLDGGHILRSLVGDTADRIAPLVPTSLFALAGYLYLTNDAGNAAGIWVMWGIMASVVTFMGSVEPIDDRPLDKRRVAVGVLTFALGALCFMPVPIQIVG
- a CDS encoding DNA-binding protein; the protein is MSGNPDDERLDELRQQKMEELKQQQQGGGDAQQEAQQQAQQQAEQQKQALLKQHLTDGARKRLNTIKMSKPQFAEKVEQQVVALAQSGRLQDRIDEEQMKELLKELKPDSKSFNISRR
- the lysS gene encoding lysine--tRNA ligase, with translation MHPDDDPYADDDGHVFWADAAADRILARNPEEPIVVKGGISPSGVPHLGNMNEIVRGYFVAEVLRERGYEVRQVFTSDDRDPLRKLPRKLADLDGDIVDLGDVNAGALGQNLGAPYTAIPDPFGCCDSYGEHFSNLIQSSADLLGVPVEMVSNTELYEDGDFENVTEFLLENRETAREVLGEYQDKVDEDYVPFNPICEECGKVTETVTAVDTDAGTVDYVCTDMEAGDQTIDGCGHEGTATLREGKLPWRFEWPAQWRVLGVDFEPFGKDHAEGSWPSGADIARNVLGDEPPVPMVYEWFTLDGEAFSSSSGHVILVQDVLRMLEPEVVRFFFAKDPRKARDFSIEHLDQLVDEFDRMEAVYFGEVDADEDETERAERVYPFLVEDANADRVRIPFTFAAVLGMTDDPDLREEIARREGHIPDNASDDVVEAALARVELAREWARRTDNEFNYDLKRQAIPDHDFDAATEAALDDLADFVEREDPDGDALQGEVYESAKRHDVDVGAFFSAGYRLFFDEDQGPKLGQFLAKLDREFVLARLRREA
- a CDS encoding DUF7123 family protein — its product is MSATQQPSTDAEPTDKESRLKSYLREKAEDGELYFKSKFIADDVGMSPKEIGALMVKLSNSAKDLDVEKWSYTSATTWRVQPA